Proteins from one Oncorhynchus tshawytscha isolate Ot180627B linkage group LG16, Otsh_v2.0, whole genome shotgun sequence genomic window:
- the ythdf3 gene encoding YTH domain-containing family protein 3 has translation MSGTTVDQRPKGQGNKVQNGSMHQKEGVNDEDFEPYLSSQTNQNNSYPPMSDPYIPSYYAPSIGFPYSLGEAPWSTAGDPPMPYLTTYGQMSNGEHHFIPDGVFSQPGALGNTPPFLSQHGFNFFPGNADYSTWGTSVSQGQSTQSNAYSNSYGYTPSSLGRAIADGQAGFSSDAQISKVPVLSSIEQGMTGLKLDMGAAVTKTVGSPLGGTLGMSSMAANNIPPLVSSSAPKPTSWAAIARKPAKPQPKVKPKANMGMGAPAIPPPPIKHNMNIGTWDDKGSVNKPPLAQAMMQPQTMVQQTLMGQPQPLLQSPLPHQHQHQHQHQHQQHHQPFQLQSLQSPQHPQQMPPGPPHHHQHTHQNFSSQPGPPQPMHQHQHPQPPPQNRWVAPRNRGTFNQGGAEGFGMGVGGVPLSASPSSGEVHPVLEKLRALNNYNPKDFDWNLKNGRVFIIKSYSEDDIHRSIKYSIWCSTEHGNKRLDGAYRSLGAKGPLYLLFSVNGSGHFCGVAEMRSPVDYNAYAGVWSQDKWKGKFEVKWAFVKDVPNSQLRHIRLENNDNKPVTNSRDTQEVPLEKAKQVLKIIATFKHTTSIFDDFAHYEKRQEEEEALRRERNRNQQ, from the exons ATGTCTGGAACCACCGTCGATCAG AGACCCAAAGGACAAGGAAATAAAG TACAAAACGGATCAATGCATCAGAAGGAGGGAGTAAACGATGAAGACTTTGAACCTTACCTAAGCAGCCAGACAAATCAG AATAACAGCTACCCACCAATGTCCGACCCCTACATACCCAGCTACTATGCTCCTTCCATCGGCTTCCCTTACTCCCTGGGGGAGGCCCCCTGGTCCACTGCGGGGGACCCCCCCATGCCCTACCTGACCACCTATGGACAGATGAGCAATGGCGAGCACCACTTTATCCCCGACGGGGTGTTCAGCCAGCCGGGCGCCCTGGGCAACACCCCTCCATTCCTCAGCCAGCACGGCTTCAACTTCTTCCCTGGAAACGCAGACTATTCCACCTGGGGCACCAGTGTCTCTCAGGGCCAGTCCACACAGAGCAATGCCTATAGTAATAGTTATGGTTACACCCCTAGTTCCCTGGGGAGGGCTATAGCTGATGGACAGGCAGGCTTCAGCAGTGACGCCCAGATCAGTAAGGTCCCGGTACTGAGCAGCATCGAGCAGGGCATGACTGGGTTAAAACTGGACATGGGCGCCGCCGTCACCAAGACTGTCGGCTCGCCCCTTGGGGGCACGTTGGGCATGAGTAGCATGGCGGCCAATAACATCCCTCCATTGGTTAGTTCCTCTGCCCCCAAACCCACGTCCTGGGCAGCCATTGCCAGGAAGCCGGCCAAGCCCCAACCCAAGGTCAAGCCCAAAGCCAACATGGGGATGGGAGCCCCTGCCATTCCCCCGCCGCCCATAAAGCACAACATGAACATTGGCACCTGGGACGATAAGGGCTCCGTCAACAAGCCCCCCTTAGCTCAGGCCATGATGCAACCTCAGACCATGGTGCAGCAGACCCTGATGGGCCAGCCCCAGCCCCTGCTGCAGAGCCCTCTGCCCCACCAGCACCAACACCAGCACCAACATCAGCACCAGCAGCACCACCAACCCTTTCAGCTGCAGTCCCTCCAGTCTCCCCAACACCCCCAGCAGATGCCTCCAGgcccccctcaccaccaccaacacacccACCAGAACTTTTCCTCCCAGCCTGGCCCCCCTCAACCTATGCATCAACACCAACATCCCCAACCCCCACCCCAGAACCGCTGGGTGGCACCCCGGAACAGGGGCACCTTCAACCAAGGAGGGGCGGAAGGCTTTGGGATGGGTGTTGGTGGGGTCCCCCTCAGTGCCTCTCCCAGCTCCGGGGAGGTGCACCCGGTGTTAGAGAAACTGCGGGCCCTCAACAACTACAACCCCAAAGACTTTGACTGGAACCTGAAGAACGGCCGCGTGTTCATCATCAAGAGCTACTCTGAGGACGACATCCACCGCTCCATCAAGTACTCCATCTGGTGCAGCACCGAGCACGGCAACAAGCGCCTGGACGGCGCCTACCGTTCGCTGGGGGCCAAGGGGCCCCTCTACCTGTTGTTCAGCGTCAACGGCAGCGGTCATTTCTGCGGCGTGGCAGAGATGCGCTCGCCCGTGGATTACAACGCCTACGCAGGCGTCTGGTCTCAGGATAAGTGGAAGGGCAAGTTTGAGGTGAAGTGGGCATTTGTGAAGGACGTGCCCAACAGCCAGCTGAGGCACATCAGACTGGAGAACAATGACAACAAGCCCGTCACCAACTCCAGGGACACTCAAGAGGTGCCGCTGGAAAAGGCCAAGCAAGTGCTTAAAATTATTGCCACTTTCAAGCATACCACCTCAATCTTTGATGACTTTGCACATTACGAGAAGcgccaggaggaggaagaggcccTGCGGAGG gAGCGGAATAGAAATCAACAGTAA